The following coding sequences are from one Wenzhouxiangella sp. AB-CW3 window:
- a CDS encoding serine/threonine-protein kinase, with amino-acid sequence MSTQTEALRHFEELIGLPEVEREKALERICAQRPGLRDELLALLAADTEAESVHFLAYCAIDLDADRSGQQVGPWRLERLIGHGGMGSVYQACRADGQHRRPVALKMLRFDFPDLRRRLMQEQKIIAALNHPNIAGLLDAGRDENGAPYVAMDYIDGQSIRDYCLGRELDSRRIITLFLKVLDAVQYAHSHLVVHRDLKPGNILIDEHGHPRLLDFGIAKLLDESTDEQLTRTGQSPLTPDYASPEQLLGEAVSTASDIYALGVLLYELLAGQHPFPQNDHSHGAYQRASIDSLPPRPSRAARRTRRRLPRELDHVVFKAMAREPEQRYRTCAEFGDDLRRFIEGHPVLAVHAGWRYRTVKFVSRHRYFFAAGSLVAMALAGTTIWAVIQADKAGRQARAAQIAEAAAQRSAQELEQVVKFQERQLAELDPHSLGQQIRQQIVDRRRTVLEQSEPGPVETDAAMARLEEQLEGVNFSDLALQSLDETIFGRALGVIGQEFGDQPLVRARLLQAVADTLRELGRYDSADDPQARALAIRNELLGETHPDTLLSQSNHGLLLLRRGELEQARPSLEAAAERSLAVLGIQHEVTASTHNNLGLWQQAQGMLDEAAASYETALGSARLAWPEGHAEALTIANNKGLLLWEQGHYREARGRFEALLPELRKRMGERHPKTLLTQANLGLVLHDLGELEEAMSQTEAALDGRRDILGAEHPDTLVSMNNVALIFMRMGDLGAAEEWFRQAIERSSGAFGDQHSTSMTFLSNLTALLRTQGRLEEAGYYAKQLLEQSETVLGAEHPETLHHRQSLGMLHLQRGDLGLAEPMLNSVYEIRSQLFGEDHPDTHFAMFGLAVLATRRDDLDTAYGHYHTIVEASRQNRGSMHPETLVLKHNLGNVLMRLGRLEEAEAHLRTAADGLPEVLGSEHANARMARISLAALLNEQGQFEQALEKVGASLPHESDVPEQAEERILGWKLTVAGRALTGLGREPEQFREAERVLIRGCELLENHRVTAHWQLRACHKGLETLNETWGKSESGVDT; translated from the coding sequence ATGAGTACCCAGACCGAGGCACTGCGCCATTTCGAAGAACTGATCGGCTTGCCCGAGGTCGAGCGCGAGAAAGCGCTAGAGCGGATTTGCGCCCAGCGTCCGGGCCTGCGCGACGAGCTGCTGGCACTGCTGGCCGCCGATACGGAAGCGGAAAGTGTCCACTTTCTCGCATATTGCGCCATCGACCTGGATGCCGATCGCAGCGGGCAACAGGTGGGGCCCTGGCGGCTTGAACGTCTGATTGGCCATGGTGGCATGGGTAGCGTCTACCAGGCCTGTCGGGCCGATGGCCAGCACCGGCGACCCGTTGCCCTGAAGATGCTGCGCTTCGATTTCCCGGACCTGCGTCGAAGGCTGATGCAGGAACAGAAGATCATCGCCGCCCTGAATCACCCGAACATCGCCGGACTGCTCGATGCCGGTCGTGATGAAAACGGTGCGCCGTATGTGGCAATGGACTACATCGACGGGCAAAGCATTCGGGACTATTGCCTGGGTCGGGAGCTGGATAGCCGACGGATCATCACGCTTTTTCTGAAAGTACTGGACGCGGTGCAATATGCCCACTCGCACCTTGTAGTTCACCGCGATCTCAAGCCCGGCAATATCCTGATCGATGAGCATGGGCACCCGCGGCTGCTGGATTTCGGCATCGCCAAGCTGCTGGACGAGAGCACGGACGAGCAGTTGACCCGCACCGGGCAGTCGCCGCTCACACCTGACTATGCCAGTCCCGAGCAGTTGCTGGGGGAAGCCGTCAGCACTGCCAGCGACATCTATGCGCTGGGTGTGTTGCTCTACGAGTTGCTGGCCGGGCAGCACCCGTTTCCGCAGAATGACCATTCTCACGGGGCTTACCAGCGGGCCAGCATCGACTCGCTGCCCCCGCGCCCCAGCCGCGCGGCCAGACGGACACGGCGCCGCCTGCCGCGCGAACTCGATCACGTGGTCTTCAAGGCCATGGCCCGGGAGCCGGAACAGCGTTACCGCACCTGTGCGGAGTTCGGAGACGATCTTCGGCGGTTCATCGAAGGGCACCCGGTACTGGCGGTTCATGCCGGCTGGCGTTACCGAACGGTCAAGTTCGTCAGCCGTCACCGTTATTTCTTCGCGGCCGGCAGTCTGGTGGCCATGGCCCTGGCCGGAACGACGATCTGGGCGGTGATCCAGGCCGACAAGGCCGGTCGCCAGGCCCGGGCAGCCCAGATTGCCGAGGCCGCCGCGCAGCGCAGCGCGCAGGAGCTCGAACAGGTGGTCAAGTTCCAGGAACGGCAGTTGGCAGAGCTGGATCCGCACAGTCTTGGCCAGCAGATTCGCCAGCAGATCGTGGACCGGCGAAGAACGGTGCTGGAGCAATCCGAGCCGGGCCCGGTGGAAACGGATGCGGCGATGGCCCGACTCGAAGAACAGCTCGAAGGAGTGAATTTCTCCGATCTTGCATTGCAGTCCCTGGACGAGACCATTTTCGGCCGCGCACTCGGGGTGATTGGTCAGGAATTCGGCGATCAGCCGCTGGTGCGAGCCCGACTGCTCCAGGCCGTGGCCGATACATTGCGTGAGCTGGGACGCTACGACAGCGCCGATGACCCGCAGGCCAGGGCATTGGCGATTCGCAATGAGCTGCTGGGCGAGACGCATCCCGATACCTTGCTCTCGCAAAGCAACCATGGCCTCCTGCTGCTGCGTCGCGGAGAACTTGAACAGGCGCGCCCTTCACTCGAGGCGGCGGCAGAACGCAGCCTTGCGGTGCTCGGCATTCAGCACGAGGTGACGGCCAGCACCCACAACAACCTCGGGCTCTGGCAACAGGCGCAGGGGATGCTCGACGAAGCCGCGGCCAGCTACGAAACCGCATTGGGCAGTGCTCGGCTGGCATGGCCCGAGGGGCATGCCGAGGCGCTGACCATCGCCAACAACAAGGGGCTGCTGCTATGGGAGCAGGGGCACTACCGCGAAGCCAGAGGGCGCTTCGAAGCACTGCTGCCGGAGCTGCGCAAGCGAATGGGCGAACGCCATCCCAAGACCTTGCTGACCCAGGCCAACCTGGGGCTGGTATTGCATGATCTGGGTGAACTGGAAGAAGCCATGTCGCAAACCGAAGCGGCTCTCGATGGGCGTCGGGACATCCTCGGAGCAGAACACCCCGACACGCTGGTATCGATGAACAATGTTGCCCTGATCTTCATGCGCATGGGCGACCTGGGAGCTGCAGAAGAGTGGTTTCGACAGGCCATTGAGCGGTCTTCAGGAGCATTTGGCGATCAACACAGCACCAGCATGACCTTTCTCAGCAACCTGACAGCACTGTTGCGAACCCAGGGGCGACTGGAAGAGGCGGGATACTACGCCAAGCAGTTACTGGAGCAGAGTGAAACCGTGCTGGGTGCCGAGCACCCCGAAACCCTGCATCATCGTCAAAGCCTGGGCATGCTGCATCTCCAGCGAGGGGACCTGGGCCTGGCCGAGCCCATGCTCAACAGCGTCTACGAGATTCGAAGCCAGCTCTTTGGCGAGGACCATCCCGATACCCACTTTGCGATGTTCGGACTGGCCGTGCTGGCCACGCGCCGGGACGACCTGGATACGGCCTACGGGCACTATCACACCATTGTCGAGGCCAGTCGCCAGAACCGCGGCAGCATGCACCCGGAAACCCTGGTACTGAAGCACAATCTTGGCAACGTACTGATGAGGCTGGGTCGGCTGGAGGAAGCGGAAGCACACCTGCGGACCGCCGCGGATGGCTTGCCGGAGGTGCTGGGCAGCGAGCATGCCAATGCGCGCATGGCCCGTATCAGTCTCGCCGCCTTGCTCAACGAGCAGGGACAGTTCGAGCAGGCGCTTGAAAAAGTGGGTGCGTCCCTGCCGCATGAGTCGGATGTCCCGGAACAGGCTGAAGAAAGAATACTGGGCTGGAAGCTGACGGTCGCCGGACGTGCGCTGACGGGACTGGGTCGGGAGCCAGAGCAGTTCCGGGAAGCAGAGCGTGTGTTGATTCGCGGCTGCGAACTGCTGGAGAACCACCGGGTCACGGCCCACTGGCAGCTCAGGGCCTGCCACAAGGGACTGGAAACGCTGAACGAAACATGGGGCAAGAGCGAATCGGGCGTCGATACCTGA
- a CDS encoding M48 family metalloprotease gives MQKKLTVLVALVGLLACSLANAELYRLADIVEASGHAEWRAQAINLIEIYEDLSAVSGVEVKVLYALDDDINAFATMTNDGEPVLVVMDGLIEYLKEDRDAVAAVIGHELAHHKANHVTEGFERAQRSRRTASFLGGLASIAVGYEHGDLAGSAAEAAFSIGGDLVALSFSRTQEYEADELSVHWLIAAGYNPEGMLRLQEHLAELSSGGASILSTHPAGERRHARCEQLINEMDVPQHQRSMALDPLVDPVDLSLSEAHIGASVY, from the coding sequence ATGCAAAAGAAACTCACTGTGCTGGTCGCACTGGTCGGGCTGCTCGCCTGTTCTCTGGCCAATGCAGAGCTCTATCGCCTGGCTGATATTGTCGAGGCCAGCGGGCATGCCGAATGGCGCGCTCAGGCCATCAACCTGATCGAGATCTATGAAGACCTTTCGGCCGTCAGCGGTGTCGAGGTCAAGGTGCTTTACGCCCTGGATGACGACATCAATGCCTTTGCGACAATGACCAACGACGGCGAGCCGGTTCTGGTGGTCATGGATGGCCTGATCGAGTACCTCAAGGAAGATCGCGACGCGGTTGCTGCCGTGATCGGCCACGAGCTGGCTCACCACAAGGCCAACCACGTCACCGAGGGCTTTGAACGTGCCCAGCGTTCCCGGCGCACGGCTTCCTTCCTCGGCGGGCTGGCCAGTATTGCCGTCGGCTACGAGCATGGTGACCTGGCCGGAAGTGCCGCTGAGGCTGCATTCAGTATCGGGGGCGATCTCGTTGCCCTGAGCTTCAGCCGAACCCAGGAGTACGAAGCCGATGAGCTGAGTGTGCACTGGCTTATCGCCGCCGGTTACAACCCGGAGGGCATGCTGCGCCTGCAGGAGCACCTTGCCGAGCTGAGTTCGGGTGGTGCCAGCATTCTCAGCACCCATCCGGCCGGTGAGCGACGTCATGCCCGCTGCGAGCAACTGATCAACGAGATGGATGTCCCCCAACATCAGCGCAGCATGGCGCTGGACCCCTTGGTCGATCCCGTCGACCTGAGCCTTTCCGAAGCGCACATTGGCGCCAGTGTTTACTAA